The following is a genomic window from Bacteroidia bacterium.
CGGGATCGCACAGCCGTCTCGCGATGGGCGAGCTGCCTCCCCCGGGGCCGCCGTGAAGGATAACAAGCGGCAAACCATCAGGATTGCCGCTGCATTCGTAGAACAGTTCGTGCAGATCCGAAACGCGCAGATAGCCGCTCTCCCGCGGTTCGAGCGCCGGCCACATGCCGCTCTCTCCCTGTCCGTAGGCATGGAAAAGAGCGAGTACGCCGAAACCAAGGAAAAACAGAAAGTGCCGTTGCATAAAAAAACCTCGAAATTCAATCTACAGAACCTTGCATCCATGCGCCAATTCTGCCATTTTGGATTCTTCAATGGTATCGTATATTACAGTGTCACGCTGATATCAACTTACGTTCACTTTTCCATAACTGGAGGAACCATGAATCGCTACCAGGATTTGCTCACGCTTGTTCAGTCGTTTGAAGGCGATTTCGAAAAGTTTTTCGTCAAAGGCAACAAGTCGGCCGGAACCCGGGTGCGTAAGCACATGAACGAGCTCAAGAAGTTCGCCCAGGATCTTCGCAATCAGGTTCAGGATATCAAGAAGGCCGAGGAAGGCAAGTAAATGAAGCCGGCGACGCACTCGCCGATTCATCTCTCGCTTCCCGGGGCGTTCCATTATGAGCACACCCTCTATTCGCATGGATGGTGTGCTCTTCTCCCTTTTTCACTGGATACATCGTCGAACGTGCTCCGCCGCACGATCACCCTCCCGCGACGGCGCACCGCCGTTCTGACTTTTGAACCGCAACGCAATCATTCCATGCGTTGCGGCATCGAGCACAGAGGCGCGCTGCGGGATGCTGACTGGTCCGTTGCGCAACAGAGCATTCGCAGCATGTTTCAGTTGGATCAGAAGCTCGACGCGTTTTATCGCCGTATCTCCCCTGATACACGTTTCGGATGGATGGCGCAGAAAAAGACCGGGCGCATGCTCCGCGGCCTGACGTTTTTCGAGGACGTGATAAAAATGGTCCTGACCACCAACTGCGCCTGGTCGCTCACGGAAACCATGACGGAGCGGCTTGTGCGCCGTTTCGGCACGCCCGCCGGCGCCGACAGTCCCGCGTTCCCCGACGCGGAAGCGATTGCCGATG
Proteins encoded in this region:
- a CDS encoding histone H1, with the protein product MNRYQDLLTLVQSFEGDFEKFFVKGNKSAGTRVRKHMNELKKFAQDLRNQVQDIKKAEEGK